TCAAGGCGCAACGCCATCGATGGGGATATTGCGGCGTGTTCATTCAGCACGCGGGACAATGCGGCACGGGTTACGCCTAGTTGCTTTGCTGCATCGGTAACAGTCAGCCCTAGCGCGGGTAATACATCTTCTCTCAAGGTCGCACCTGGGTGCGGCGGGTTATGCATTTTGCTCATGTCATTTCTCCTAGTGATAGTCCTGATAATCGACCAACACAGCATCCTCACCTTCAAACGTAAAGGTCATACGCCAATTACCGTTCACGCTGACCGAGTAATGATCTGCGAGGTTCGCCGTCAGCGGATGGAAATCCCAGCCCGGCATATT
Above is a window of Gallionella capsiferriformans ES-2 DNA encoding:
- a CDS encoding HigA family addiction module antitoxin, coding for MSKMHNPPHPGATLREDVLPALGLTVTDAAKQLGVTRAALSRVLNEHAAISPSMALRLEGWLGLENGGHADAWVAQQAEYDLWQVRKAGMPQVQRAQLRAA
- a CDS encoding type II toxin-antitoxin system RelE/ParE family toxin, translating into MIKSFRHKGLKAFYETGSKAGIQPHQAAKLERQLVRLNIAKDPSYMNMPGWDFHPLTANLADHYSVSVNGNWRMTFTFEGEDAVLVDYQDYH